From Streptosporangium album, the proteins below share one genomic window:
- a CDS encoding DNA cytosine methyltransferase, producing MLRSLEICAGAGGQALGLEQAGFEPVMSIDNDPNACATLRTNRPHWNVQQLDLHDFVAADHPQVLDVDLMACGVPCTPFSVAGKQKGVEDERDLLEVAIWLAHEVQPKAILIENVPALLTGNKFASSRDFVREELGHLGYRLHWELLNAQDFGVAQRRPHSILVALRKEYYDHFQWPCPTDWPLTVGEVLQASMASRGWEGAGAWAKEANTIAPTVVGGSKKHGGADLGPSRTKAAWAKLGVNGSSLADEVPGPDFVLEHGVGPHGWLGLPKLTVRQVARLQGFPDDWIFSGRKTASYRQVAQTFPPPVAAAVGEQIKRALSL from the coding sequence ATGCTCAGGAGTCTTGAAATCTGTGCCGGCGCAGGTGGGCAAGCATTAGGCCTTGAACAGGCAGGTTTCGAGCCTGTTATGTCAATCGACAACGACCCGAACGCCTGTGCCACACTGCGGACCAATCGCCCGCACTGGAATGTTCAACAGCTAGACCTACATGACTTTGTCGCTGCCGACCATCCTCAAGTACTCGACGTAGATCTCATGGCATGCGGTGTTCCCTGCACACCGTTCTCGGTCGCCGGCAAGCAAAAGGGTGTCGAGGATGAGCGTGATCTTCTAGAGGTTGCGATCTGGTTAGCACACGAGGTTCAACCGAAAGCAATCCTGATTGAGAATGTCCCAGCTCTGCTCACCGGAAATAAGTTTGCCTCATCCAGAGACTTCGTCCGTGAAGAGCTCGGGCACCTCGGATACCGCCTTCATTGGGAACTTCTCAATGCTCAAGATTTCGGCGTGGCACAGCGACGCCCACACAGCATTTTAGTGGCCCTTCGCAAGGAATACTACGATCATTTTCAATGGCCATGCCCAACCGATTGGCCTTTGACGGTCGGCGAGGTCCTCCAAGCCTCGATGGCAAGCCGCGGTTGGGAAGGTGCCGGCGCTTGGGCGAAAGAGGCCAATACCATCGCGCCTACAGTTGTAGGCGGCTCAAAGAAACACGGTGGAGCTGACCTCGGCCCTTCTCGCACCAAAGCGGCTTGGGCCAAGCTTGGAGTTAATGGCAGCAGTCTCGCAGATGAGGTTCCCGGCCCCGACTTCGTTCTTGAACATGGTGTCGGCCCCCACGGCTGGCTTGGACTTCCCAAACTCACCGTGCGCCAGGTCGCCCGTCTTCAGGGCTTCCCGGATGACTGGATTTTCAGCGGTAGAAAGACCGCCTCCTACCGGCAGGTCGCCCAAACCTTTCCGCCGCCCGTTGCCGCAGCTGTAGGCGAACAGATCAAGAGGGCCCTCAGCCTATAG
- a CDS encoding DUF6339 family protein translates to MTIANAPTRLALLPDSVVVKHLTLGVRTGSEKLPQAALAKACVALDETPRWEAAQIRELLDEAMRRFDGSAPEADAWLAPRLHAVLRLTRREAADSRLWNFLCLMLAPDYVFWRHLSQPTVKKPIPEVSSARYHGTFHIQAFARLWWAAELFRDGDDYRPVEIACSNQDMLNTVLRLEIIHHRPTAQAIVHMLRRKVVHTGREVNALAKAVNAAGSTLLYEIPAPDEIPDADAYRAWIDEVDTALVPYDSLPEGPDDGGVPSFAVDVLIPLFEKLYVDAPVRGREQASPIEDTASPEAIFDY, encoded by the coding sequence GTGACCATCGCCAATGCTCCGACTCGTTTGGCGCTCCTTCCTGATTCGGTGGTCGTTAAGCATCTTACGCTGGGTGTGCGTACAGGCTCGGAGAAACTTCCTCAGGCCGCACTCGCTAAGGCCTGTGTGGCGCTCGATGAGACACCACGCTGGGAGGCTGCGCAGATCCGAGAGCTGCTTGACGAGGCCATGAGGCGCTTCGATGGTTCAGCTCCCGAGGCTGACGCATGGTTGGCACCGAGGCTTCATGCGGTGCTACGACTCACTCGCAGAGAAGCCGCTGATTCCAGATTATGGAATTTTTTGTGCCTGATGTTGGCGCCCGACTATGTGTTTTGGCGGCACCTGAGCCAGCCAACGGTGAAGAAGCCTATTCCTGAGGTTAGCTCTGCGAGGTACCACGGCACCTTCCACATTCAGGCCTTCGCACGTCTGTGGTGGGCGGCGGAGCTGTTCAGGGACGGTGATGACTATAGGCCAGTTGAGATCGCATGTAGTAACCAAGACATGCTGAACACGGTTCTGCGCCTAGAGATTATCCATCACAGGCCAACTGCTCAGGCAATCGTTCATATGCTTCGTCGGAAGGTCGTTCATACCGGGCGAGAGGTAAACGCTCTTGCCAAAGCCGTCAACGCAGCGGGAAGTACGCTGCTCTATGAGATCCCTGCTCCAGATGAGATCCCGGACGCAGATGCCTATCGTGCATGGATCGACGAGGTAGACACCGCACTCGTACCTTACGACTCCTTGCCTGAGGGGCCGGATGACGGCGGTGTTCCAAGCTTTGCTGTGGACGTTCTCATCCCGCTATTTGAAAAGCTATACGTAGATGCTCCGGTTCGAGGGCGTGAGCAGGCCTCGCCGATTGAAGACACCGCTTCTCCGGAAGCAATTTTTGACTACTAA
- a CDS encoding helix-turn-helix transcriptional regulator, whose product MDDSNDFGIWLGRQLRRQGMSQAELAQRLDVTRAAVSAWVTGRAVPRLEKIRTIEEILGLMTGSVMTLDEVPDSAGNVVWYHRPAHRDGGRELGNAAAFAFDSDLRVLAREATQNSLDERWDKSREVRVRYTLHEISGERLYRFLDALHWNDLEAHYEAAADRSTKVGRIIANGLQELREKSSLLLLRIDDYNAYGLDGPEYGDGRFAAVVRRQLDSLKSSTAGGSYGLGKATIWAASRLGLVLINSTLAEPHEGRAARRVIGRLDLPWRQVGDDAYAGPSWLGEPDAERGGTACSWWADTETVQSLELTRKSDAPGTSFLIVGAHDGSGEATTLEEMHAALVKGLAESFWASMVSAEKTKPMLEASVVALRDGQVIRPEERVNPDKYEPARSRALRAFYEGSTVDELTSADAVVKTTVRLGLPTLRERPAGGEAQPAEHDAILLLTPTDGEDDAPNKIVCMRSSRMTVMTRTVSDVPMGAPRFQAVLLAGVATGSSASDAYAAEAFLRAAEPPEHNDWKKTDDLTALYARGAVARINDFRTAMLQEARRLVRSSERKSDDGPAALRDLLSLDPPPIQRIPGFPTVRQVEGVIRGDGAWQVRVEIRLPEREDPWVMVPVLRFLTRSGPKPRAQWAEIVPESGCELVDGELLKFTSGGKTAVFTGVSDVTSHPVTAQMALAEVDLMSTKETAS is encoded by the coding sequence ATGGATGACTCCAACGACTTCGGGATCTGGTTGGGGAGACAGCTCAGGCGGCAAGGGATGAGCCAGGCGGAGCTAGCCCAGCGACTCGATGTCACCCGTGCCGCCGTGTCCGCATGGGTTACCGGGCGGGCAGTGCCCCGGCTGGAGAAGATCAGGACCATCGAGGAGATCCTCGGGCTGATGACCGGTTCGGTCATGACCTTGGACGAAGTTCCCGACTCGGCAGGCAACGTTGTCTGGTACCACCGACCCGCACATCGTGATGGTGGCCGAGAGCTTGGTAACGCGGCAGCCTTCGCTTTCGACTCGGACCTTCGAGTGCTTGCACGTGAGGCAACACAGAACAGTTTGGACGAGAGGTGGGACAAAAGCAGAGAGGTCAGAGTCAGGTACACCCTGCACGAGATCTCAGGTGAACGGTTGTATCGCTTTCTCGATGCACTCCATTGGAACGACCTCGAAGCTCACTACGAGGCAGCTGCGGACCGATCCACGAAGGTTGGTCGGATCATTGCCAATGGCCTCCAGGAGCTGCGCGAGAAGAGTTCGCTTCTACTGCTTCGCATCGATGACTACAACGCCTACGGTTTGGACGGCCCGGAGTACGGAGACGGACGTTTCGCTGCGGTCGTCCGTCGCCAGTTGGACAGCCTCAAATCAAGTACGGCCGGCGGATCGTACGGCCTGGGCAAGGCCACCATCTGGGCCGCCAGTCGGCTGGGTCTTGTGTTGATCAACAGCACTCTTGCAGAACCACATGAAGGACGAGCGGCCCGTCGTGTGATTGGAAGGCTCGATCTGCCATGGAGGCAAGTGGGCGATGACGCCTATGCGGGCCCGTCCTGGTTGGGGGAGCCCGATGCCGAACGAGGAGGCACGGCCTGCTCCTGGTGGGCTGACACAGAGACGGTTCAGTCCTTGGAACTCACCAGAAAGAGTGATGCTCCTGGAACATCGTTTCTCATCGTGGGAGCTCACGACGGCTCAGGAGAGGCGACAACGCTGGAGGAGATGCATGCCGCCTTGGTGAAGGGGCTTGCGGAGAGCTTCTGGGCATCGATGGTCTCGGCTGAGAAAACCAAGCCAATGCTTGAAGCCTCAGTCGTCGCCCTCCGCGACGGCCAGGTCATCAGGCCCGAGGAACGTGTCAACCCCGATAAGTACGAGCCCGCCCGCTCCCGTGCACTACGCGCTTTCTATGAAGGAAGCACGGTCGACGAACTGACCTCTGCCGACGCGGTGGTGAAAACCACTGTGCGGCTGGGGCTCCCCACGCTGAGGGAGCGTCCGGCAGGGGGTGAAGCCCAGCCGGCTGAGCATGACGCGATCCTCCTTCTCACCCCGACCGATGGAGAAGATGACGCCCCCAACAAGATTGTTTGCATGCGGAGCAGCCGTATGACCGTCATGACGCGGACAGTCAGTGATGTCCCCATGGGGGCGCCTCGATTCCAGGCCGTACTCCTTGCCGGAGTGGCTACCGGTTCCAGCGCGTCGGATGCATACGCTGCCGAAGCGTTTCTCCGTGCGGCTGAACCTCCAGAGCACAACGACTGGAAGAAGACCGATGATCTCACGGCCCTCTACGCGCGAGGGGCTGTCGCCCGAATCAACGATTTCCGTACGGCGATGCTTCAAGAAGCCCGAAGACTCGTGCGTAGCTCCGAGCGAAAGAGCGACGATGGTCCCGCTGCGCTCCGTGACCTTCTCAGTCTCGATCCTCCCCCGATTCAGCGAATCCCGGGGTTTCCCACGGTGCGGCAGGTAGAAGGTGTCATTCGAGGAGACGGGGCATGGCAAGTGCGGGTTGAGATCAGGCTGCCGGAGCGTGAAGACCCGTGGGTGATGGTACCCGTGCTTCGTTTTTTGACGCGTTCGGGCCCCAAACCGCGGGCTCAGTGGGCTGAGATCGTGCCCGAGTCAGGGTGCGAGCTGGTCGATGGAGAGCTCTTGAAATTCACATCGGGTGGCAAAACTGCTGTTTTCACCGGGGTGAGCGATGTGACAAGTCATCCGGTGACCGCACAGATGGCCCTCGCAGAGGTTGATCTCATGAGCACTAAGGAGACCGCCTCATGA
- a CDS encoding DEAD/DEAH box helicase, with translation MAGSIDESPVVQIVVEQSRRVLKTYEVDPGLIQEHANSERRITQGGYGERQVYELVQNGADEMRDDRGGEVRVVLTSTHLYCANEGNPVTAAGADTILRMSVSRKRGGQIGRFGVGFKSVLSISDAPEVFSRADEIEFGFGFDRTWSAGRIKAVHPDAEETPVLRMAQVLDPAKARASDPVLNDLMGWATTVVRLPLRPESVRRLGNDLAEFPVEFPLFSAHVGAVTLEDWRSGRPVRRQIFQGIDGARRTLQEVRANDESVEYKWRVFTRTHRPSTSALQAAGELHDRPEIDISWAVPDRARDRGIFWAYFPTNYATTLRGILNAPWKTSEDRQNLFDKNGFNDELIQVAAELVVDSLPELTVDEDPATYIDLLPGRGREAPQWADKSLTDAIWAATAQKPSLPDQTGRLRTPDSLRLHPPGLDERWRTMWQSYSGRPTDWCHDSVEKRDRRARAERILSEAGGRTASTIQDWLEALVSDKTPEASALAVRIVAEMQQRRHLLADQALKARILLTEDDGLVPPTRGKVFRRSGVDELHDTMMYTHTDLLTDPEVVSALETLGIQEADASGRFAAIVDQGFFGYSDTQWTAFWQLARQAGPVKALSALERNSSELAVKVRVLSGGFKLATRCLLPGPVVPSDGSRDKHITVDLRFHGDDLPLLQGIGVADRPVPEQDPRKEPWFTAYVEAAWQTYCDTLPSTAPTPQLKSMKIEGANPSGPLHFLMELSEEGRAAFLGCLPERSLVTGWTVRHGSQSGTRTNIPSPLLWMAQKYGYLSTSQGLSAVDACVGPHLAAHSDVLPVAQVPNMVATALKLASELRNVPQRIWDAVIFQAAKSTDDDFAGKAYALLFKAEAKWPENGRTRCRIGDKWSTEHPDSEIAVTAVRDEYDALVRESIPALLAPSSEAAEAMIETWGMLPVSAVIEKEIRYVSQSEPTLLIDEFPHLKISHRSQVTGWSLVRCSELGEIIRTPNGMRSNTLSEAASERNVLVFQPEDDLAILKAIDRVLRLGLGDVGCRSILKRREQQRDNERVQQAREATEVTDKILILIGEEALRRGLPEGLLESDQAETGRVSDAQRVAKLAINTHGEAILRHHGKDLAARLPEAPTSFKGDGTARRFVGNLGLPESYAGTKSVTMPAEELIEGPNDFPDLHDYQKQLASNMFRLLDRARPGRAMLTLPTGAGKTRVAVEAVIRAIKAHSVTGPVLWIAQSRELCEQAVQSWKFVWSKVGPQKEQLTISRLWDGNSAAAVTSNAHLVVAIDDSLKNRLDEEEYDWLRQAAVVIVDEAHAALAPTYTEIFRRLGLTYAKTERPLIGLTATPFRGMNEEQTRLLVDRFGSTRLDEGVFDGDPYSILQDEGVLAQVEHRPLSGATISLTEDELRRAIDFRGLPTSAEERLASDHERNNMLIKEIAALPDDWPVLVFAASVNHARLLVARLNDRNISSRVVESATPASERARVIDDFRNRKIRVIANYGVLAQGFDAPATRAVVVARPTYSPNVYQQMIGRGLRGPKNGGNEICLILDVRDNITNFGAELAFTRFEHLWSKK, from the coding sequence GTGGCCGGCAGCATCGACGAGTCCCCCGTTGTTCAGATCGTGGTCGAGCAATCCCGCAGAGTTCTGAAAACATACGAGGTCGACCCCGGCCTTATCCAAGAGCACGCGAACAGTGAGCGCAGAATCACCCAGGGTGGTTATGGCGAGCGTCAGGTGTACGAGCTTGTCCAGAACGGCGCCGACGAGATGCGAGACGACCGCGGAGGAGAGGTACGCGTCGTTCTGACTTCAACGCATCTGTACTGCGCAAACGAGGGAAACCCTGTAACTGCCGCAGGTGCCGACACGATTCTTCGGATGAGTGTCTCGCGCAAACGCGGTGGTCAGATCGGCCGGTTCGGTGTTGGCTTCAAGTCGGTTCTCAGCATCTCCGACGCTCCCGAGGTGTTCAGCAGGGCCGATGAGATCGAGTTCGGCTTCGGCTTCGACCGGACATGGTCCGCCGGGCGCATCAAGGCAGTTCACCCCGATGCCGAGGAGACGCCCGTGCTCCGTATGGCACAGGTGCTGGATCCCGCCAAGGCCCGAGCCTCAGATCCGGTGTTGAACGACCTGATGGGGTGGGCGACGACAGTCGTACGACTTCCGCTCAGGCCGGAGAGCGTGAGAAGACTCGGCAATGACCTTGCTGAGTTCCCCGTCGAATTCCCCCTGTTCTCAGCCCACGTCGGAGCCGTGACCCTGGAGGACTGGCGTAGCGGACGCCCCGTACGACGACAGATCTTCCAGGGGATCGACGGAGCTCGACGCACGCTGCAGGAGGTGCGCGCCAACGATGAAAGCGTCGAGTACAAGTGGCGGGTCTTCACCCGAACTCATCGGCCAAGTACCTCCGCGCTCCAGGCCGCCGGCGAACTCCATGACCGTCCAGAGATCGACATCTCGTGGGCCGTTCCCGACCGGGCTCGCGATCGCGGTATTTTCTGGGCCTACTTTCCCACCAACTACGCCACCACTCTGCGCGGCATTCTGAACGCGCCATGGAAGACTTCAGAAGATCGACAGAACCTCTTCGACAAGAACGGGTTCAACGACGAGCTCATTCAGGTCGCGGCAGAACTGGTTGTGGACTCCCTTCCCGAGTTGACGGTCGACGAGGATCCTGCCACTTATATCGATCTTCTTCCCGGACGTGGCCGTGAAGCACCGCAATGGGCAGACAAGAGCTTGACCGACGCCATCTGGGCTGCGACTGCGCAGAAACCCTCTCTTCCCGACCAGACCGGTCGTCTCCGTACCCCCGACAGCTTGCGGCTTCACCCGCCGGGCCTGGATGAGCGTTGGCGCACGATGTGGCAGAGCTACAGCGGACGCCCCACCGACTGGTGCCACGACTCCGTGGAGAAGCGCGACCGCAGGGCGCGCGCGGAGAGAATTCTCAGTGAAGCAGGCGGGCGGACGGCATCGACGATCCAGGACTGGCTGGAGGCCCTTGTCTCCGACAAAACTCCAGAGGCATCTGCACTGGCCGTCCGTATCGTGGCAGAAATGCAGCAGAGGAGGCATCTATTGGCCGACCAGGCGCTGAAGGCCAGGATTCTCCTTACCGAGGACGATGGTCTGGTACCGCCGACGCGCGGTAAGGTGTTCCGCCGGAGTGGAGTCGACGAGCTGCACGACACGATGATGTACACCCACACAGATCTTCTGACGGACCCAGAAGTCGTCTCCGCACTGGAGACCCTGGGTATCCAGGAGGCGGACGCCTCGGGCCGGTTCGCAGCCATCGTCGACCAGGGTTTCTTCGGTTACAGCGATACCCAGTGGACCGCCTTCTGGCAGCTCGCTCGGCAGGCTGGCCCCGTCAAAGCTCTCTCCGCACTCGAACGGAACAGCAGTGAGCTAGCCGTCAAGGTTCGTGTCCTGTCAGGGGGTTTTAAGCTGGCAACGCGCTGTCTGCTCCCCGGTCCCGTAGTGCCGTCGGACGGATCACGCGACAAGCACATCACGGTAGACCTACGTTTCCATGGCGACGACCTTCCTCTTCTTCAAGGAATCGGTGTTGCCGATCGGCCCGTTCCTGAACAGGATCCCCGTAAGGAGCCGTGGTTCACCGCCTATGTCGAGGCTGCTTGGCAGACCTATTGCGATACTCTCCCTTCTACAGCGCCCACCCCGCAGCTGAAGAGTATGAAAATAGAGGGAGCCAATCCCTCTGGCCCACTGCATTTTCTGATGGAGCTGTCCGAAGAGGGGCGAGCCGCCTTCCTTGGCTGCCTCCCTGAGCGGAGCCTTGTCACAGGCTGGACTGTGCGGCACGGTAGCCAGTCCGGTACCCGAACCAACATCCCCTCACCACTGCTGTGGATGGCCCAGAAATATGGTTACCTCTCCACTTCCCAGGGCCTGTCGGCTGTCGACGCGTGTGTCGGCCCACACCTGGCCGCGCATAGCGATGTTCTGCCCGTCGCCCAGGTTCCCAACATGGTGGCGACCGCACTGAAGTTGGCATCAGAACTACGTAACGTCCCGCAGCGAATCTGGGACGCCGTCATCTTCCAAGCAGCTAAGAGCACCGATGACGACTTCGCTGGCAAGGCGTACGCACTGCTCTTTAAAGCTGAGGCCAAGTGGCCGGAGAATGGCAGAACACGTTGTCGCATCGGCGACAAGTGGTCAACCGAGCACCCCGATAGCGAGATCGCCGTCACCGCGGTCCGCGACGAGTACGACGCACTCGTTCGCGAGAGCATCCCTGCTCTGCTCGCGCCCTCGTCTGAGGCGGCGGAAGCGATGATCGAAACATGGGGCATGCTGCCCGTCTCCGCAGTGATTGAAAAGGAGATTCGTTACGTATCCCAGTCCGAACCGACTCTCCTGATCGACGAGTTCCCTCACCTGAAGATCAGCCATCGAAGCCAGGTCACCGGCTGGTCCCTGGTGCGCTGCAGCGAGCTGGGGGAGATCATCCGGACTCCAAACGGAATGCGGTCGAACACACTCAGCGAGGCGGCGTCCGAGCGCAACGTGTTGGTTTTTCAGCCCGAGGATGATCTGGCGATCCTCAAGGCGATCGATCGGGTGCTGCGACTCGGACTCGGAGACGTGGGTTGCCGATCGATTCTCAAGCGGCGAGAGCAGCAACGCGATAACGAGCGTGTTCAGCAAGCTCGTGAGGCTACCGAGGTAACGGACAAGATCCTTATTCTTATCGGAGAAGAGGCGCTGAGACGAGGTCTCCCAGAAGGATTGTTGGAAAGCGACCAGGCCGAAACCGGCCGAGTTTCCGATGCTCAACGCGTTGCGAAACTCGCGATCAACACCCACGGAGAAGCCATCCTCCGCCACCACGGCAAGGACCTGGCGGCACGACTTCCCGAAGCGCCGACCTCCTTCAAGGGAGACGGCACGGCACGCCGATTCGTCGGCAACCTCGGATTGCCGGAAAGCTACGCCGGGACGAAGAGTGTCACCATGCCGGCGGAGGAGCTCATTGAGGGCCCCAACGACTTCCCTGACCTACATGACTACCAGAAGCAGTTGGCCAGCAACATGTTCCGACTGCTCGACCGCGCACGCCCTGGACGCGCCATGTTGACGTTGCCGACCGGTGCGGGCAAGACACGCGTTGCGGTGGAGGCGGTGATTCGCGCCATTAAGGCACACAGCGTGACGGGACCGGTGCTGTGGATCGCCCAGTCCCGGGAACTGTGCGAGCAGGCCGTACAGAGCTGGAAATTCGTCTGGTCCAAGGTCGGTCCGCAGAAAGAACAGCTGACGATCAGCCGGCTGTGGGATGGAAACTCAGCAGCCGCGGTGACCTCCAACGCTCATCTGGTAGTCGCCATCGACGACTCGCTGAAGAACCGCCTGGACGAGGAGGAGTACGACTGGCTCAGGCAGGCGGCAGTAGTCATTGTGGACGAGGCGCACGCCGCGCTTGCCCCGACCTACACCGAGATCTTCCGACGGCTCGGTCTCACCTACGCCAAGACTGAGCGTCCCCTCATCGGTCTCACCGCGACGCCCTTCCGGGGCATGAACGAAGAGCAGACCCGTCTTCTCGTCGATCGATTCGGTTCAACGCGTCTGGACGAGGGGGTGTTCGACGGTGATCCTTACAGCATCCTGCAGGACGAGGGAGTGCTCGCACAGGTGGAGCATCGACCACTGAGTGGCGCGACCATCAGCCTCACCGAGGACGAGCTCAGGAGGGCGATTGACTTCCGCGGGCTTCCAACCAGTGCAGAGGAGCGACTGGCCTCCGACCATGAGCGCAACAACATGCTGATCAAGGAGATCGCTGCCCTGCCGGACGATTGGCCGGTGCTGGTGTTCGCGGCTTCGGTCAACCATGCCAGGCTGCTGGTGGCCAGACTCAACGACCGCAATATCTCTTCTCGGGTCGTCGAATCCGCAACACCAGCCTCGGAACGAGCCCGCGTGATCGATGACTTCCGTAACCGAAAGATCCGCGTCATCGCCAACTACGGCGTGCTGGCCCAAGGCTTCGACGCACCGGCGACACGAGCCGTCGTGGTGGCCCGTCCCACCTACAGTCCCAATGTCTATCAGCAGATGATCGGCCGCGGCCTGCGAGGTCCGAAGAACGGCGGTAACGAGATCTGTCTCATCTTGGATGTCCGTGACAACATCACCAACTTCGGCGCGGAACTCGCATTCACTCGATTCGAACACCTGTGGAGCAAGAAGTGA
- a CDS encoding UvrD-helicase domain-containing protein — MTGPYAGDPELTPEQEEVIQQPAEAMTLVTAGAGSGKTHTLVRRLHRLVQEEGLRAREILVLSFSRASVRELRSRLARDGAAAQYVRTQTFDSWALELLSEIDSHIDWRSQNFEERIRATTRAIDAGDADGRYEEALRHVVIDEVQDLVGERREMVEALLGRYDCGFTVVGDSAQAIYGFQSQDPAERPGEFFIWLRNTFGEDLVELHLTRNFRARTEEARLALALGSKLQLTDRVTAPGPHLYNRLRTALGGTLEFGSLDDQFVCDSLRKYDGTSAILCRTNSQALLTSELLHKGGVAHRLQRAAQDRAVPAWMAALFRSVDASQLTRSQFDEVFPAVPSVGDLDRDTTWDLLIRHSSPRGRRTVDLVGLRSALVSGRIPDELTAQPPSALLVSSFHRAKGLEFDRVLVTDPGPLQDGRGTDPDEEARMLYVAMTRPRDDLWHLAAPDTRFIRKDDRTNRWGRYHWQRSWRLGLELTSGDVHSDQPAGAYGFAGDPTELQQYLETAVLTGDELVLERVNDETDDQGHSPPYLIRHSDRLIGAVSDPFRSTLYRYMQLGRGSNPRSWPALITGARVDAIETVVGSPLSGASSGLGPHGIWLAPRLTGLTWFSYEKKSREESVDV, encoded by the coding sequence GTGACCGGGCCCTACGCGGGCGATCCAGAGCTCACTCCAGAACAGGAGGAGGTGATCCAGCAGCCCGCAGAAGCGATGACGCTGGTCACCGCTGGGGCAGGCTCAGGAAAAACACACACCTTGGTGCGCCGGCTGCATCGGTTGGTCCAGGAGGAAGGGCTGAGGGCTCGGGAAATCTTAGTGCTCAGCTTCTCCCGAGCCAGCGTGCGAGAGCTCCGCAGCAGACTCGCCCGCGACGGTGCGGCTGCCCAATACGTGCGAACCCAGACCTTCGATTCGTGGGCGTTGGAGTTGCTGTCGGAGATCGATTCGCATATCGACTGGCGGTCACAGAACTTCGAGGAGCGAATCCGTGCAACGACCAGAGCGATCGACGCAGGCGACGCCGATGGTCGCTATGAGGAAGCCCTCCGTCACGTCGTCATCGACGAGGTCCAAGACCTGGTGGGTGAACGCCGGGAGATGGTCGAAGCGCTGCTCGGTCGCTACGACTGTGGGTTCACCGTCGTCGGAGACTCCGCGCAGGCCATCTACGGCTTCCAAAGCCAGGATCCCGCCGAACGTCCCGGCGAATTCTTTATCTGGCTGCGTAACACCTTCGGGGAAGATCTTGTAGAGCTCCACCTCACCAGGAACTTCCGTGCCCGGACTGAAGAGGCTCGGCTTGCGCTAGCTCTCGGATCCAAACTCCAGCTCACCGATCGAGTCACCGCCCCCGGTCCTCACCTGTACAACCGGCTGCGTACGGCGTTGGGAGGCACCCTGGAGTTCGGCTCACTAGACGATCAGTTCGTCTGCGACTCGCTCCGGAAGTACGACGGGACGAGCGCGATCCTCTGCCGTACCAATAGCCAAGCCCTCCTGACCTCCGAACTGCTACACAAAGGCGGGGTTGCCCATCGGCTGCAACGAGCCGCACAGGATCGCGCCGTTCCGGCATGGATGGCAGCTCTCTTCCGTTCGGTCGATGCGTCCCAGCTGACGCGATCCCAGTTCGACGAGGTGTTTCCGGCGGTCCCATCAGTCGGTGATTTGGACCGCGATACGACATGGGATCTCCTGATCCGCCACTCGTCTCCACGGGGAAGACGCACTGTTGATCTTGTAGGGCTTCGCTCGGCGCTGGTCTCCGGACGGATCCCCGACGAGCTCACCGCGCAACCACCTTCTGCTCTCCTCGTATCGTCCTTCCATCGAGCCAAGGGCTTGGAGTTCGATCGCGTTCTGGTTACCGACCCCGGCCCATTGCAGGACGGTCGGGGCACTGATCCCGACGAAGAGGCCCGCATGCTTTACGTGGCGATGACTCGCCCCCGTGACGACCTGTGGCATCTAGCAGCTCCGGACACCCGATTTATCCGTAAAGACGATAGAACCAACCGTTGGGGCCGCTATCACTGGCAGCGGTCATGGCGCCTCGGACTGGAACTGACCAGTGGAGACGTCCATAGTGACCAACCGGCAGGAGCCTACGGCTTTGCCGGCGACCCGACAGAGTTGCAGCAGTACCTGGAAACAGCGGTGCTCACAGGGGATGAACTCGTATTGGAGCGCGTCAACGATGAAACCGACGACCAAGGTCACAGCCCGCCATACCTGATCCGCCATAGTGATCGCTTAATCGGAGCGGTCTCTGATCCATTCCGTAGCACCTTGTATCGCTATATGCAGCTCGGCAGAGGGTCTAATCCCCGAAGCTGGCCGGCTCTCATCACCGGGGCCCGAGTGGACGCCATCGAAACAGTTGTGGGGAGCCCGCTTTCTGGAGCGTCCTCCGGACTGGGACCCCACGGCATATGGCTGGCTCCTCGGCTCACCGGACTTACCTGGTTTTCGTACGAGAAGAAGAGCCGCGAGGAATCCGTAGATGTCTGA